The following is a genomic window from Nicotiana tabacum cultivar K326 chromosome 3, ASM71507v2, whole genome shotgun sequence.
GTTGAAGGAAGAAAAAAGAGTTTGTATTTTTCTACGTGTTGAGAGAGGAGTTACACTTTGGGGCTTTCTATTTTAAGGGAGGGActtggaaaaaaaataaaattaagtagTACTAAATTATAATTGAATTCAAAAAAGACAAAGTATTAATAAAAAATGTAAACCGGTGACTATTAAGTATAAATTACGGTAGGAATCAATAAAGTGAAGCAAAAATGTTACTAATAAATggggaaaaattcaaaaatagccagatttacaactggtcgttcaaaaatagcccagtttcaaaagaaattgaaatttagccactttcatgtaaagataaatctgagtgaaaacactgttcaaaacccgaaaaatacgccagtatattatactggagttccagcataagtatgcttaaactccagcatattatactggagttccaagataagtatgctggaactccaacataatatgatggagttccagcgtAAGTACACTagactccagcataatatacttgagttccaacaagtataattgtccagtataatatactggagtttggagcgccggtgctccagtctccagtatattatactgaagtcagcaaagtataccgatccagcataatatgttggagttcatacacaggtgcaccgaactccagtatattatgttggaccggtctctgttgcagcaaaatagtggctatttttcattgacttcgtaaacgctggctatttttgaatgaccaatccgaaaactagCTATACCGTACCATTTTTACTAATAAATGTAGCATTGTAACTGCCGAGTTTGATCCCCAAGTCCCCAAGCACATAGAGAAAGTTCAGCCATACGCTCAACCAAAACTACCATCCAGCCTTTTATGTTTTTGGGACACCGGTAAATTATTAAGGGGTCCTCTATACGTATATACGAATTATTATACACTGTTTTTACTGAGGCTAACGAGTTCTGGTAACCCCTCTACCTCATGTATAGATCCACCCCCGTGACCATAATTGGTAAAATAGTTGTGGGCGAGCCTGACCGTTTTAAAACATTGCTTTTGaacttccttttttcctttttaagttttttattttcttacacCATGGATAAATTCCATCTTCGTGGCCATTGAGGATAAAGGACCACGTTAAGGACTTCTTCCGGGGCGGAGTCAGCCTTATAGCTATTTTGGCAGAACCTCAAATcctatatttgtattaaaaatccATTGAatgtatataaataatatatttagaaCTCACGAAGTAAAAAAGAATATGGTTCAGAACCCATAAACTAAACATCCTATCTACGTCTTTGCCGCCTTCACCCCTCACTATCAAAGGCATTATCTCTGCTCCACTAATTATTTCACAAACTGTAATAACCTTATGGAAGAAATTCACCAAAACAATAAATATGGTATATCATTTCTTTTGTATTGATTTATATcacttaattaatatttgtattcTGCACTTGATAAGACTCCCGAGCCCACAATTTCAGATCCTCATCTCTAGCAACTAAAGACAATGGATGAATTCTATACTCCTTCCATCACAGAAAGACTGACCGATCTGTAGTACGgtgatcaaaacataaaaattttaCATAGAGAAACACACAAGAAATACTCAAATTCATAATCCTTTTTAAATTAGAAATATTTAGATAATCATAGTCAAGTTAAAACTCCCCAAGTAGTATAGTAGCGAATAAAATAGGATACAGAATGTAATCGCTATAATTCCCATATCATCTAAGCTGCTGTGTTGTCCATGAATACACCTCGTAATTCGAACAAAACTTCTCATACTTTATTATTCTAATTAAACTCACAGATGAAAGATAACAACTACAACTCTGTAAGCTCCAACTTTAtcgaaaagaaaggaaaaagaatgtTGAAGATGAGTACTATCATAGTAAAATCAAGCTAGAAAATAAGTCAGAAGCTTCATGTGATGGTGGTTGAAAGCAGAGGGAGCTCTATTCATAGATTATAAGATTATCCTTTTGATACAAATCGCACAACAGTGACTGCATCCATACTCAAAACTGGACCTGCAGAACCAATATCTACTATCAATACAAGAGTACACCATTAAATACAAGCTTACTCCATATTAGAGGTGCCAAATGGATCGGCGGGTGAGACAAACTAATAATTCACATGCATCCCTAAGCTCAATAATAGTTTACAATTTATATAAGAAGACAGCAGAGATGCACATATATTGTGAAGAGAAAGCAAATTATTGCAGCTAATGTTTAGAGTTGCACATATATTATGTGTATTAGTTACACCATCCAGGCAAAGAGGTTTACCTCTAGCAGTAGGTTAAGCTTTGTATTCATGGACGCGTATCCATTTTGTTGACGACCATTTGTTGCCTTTAATCACAGGGCACCCACCTACAGCAAGACATAGATAATTCAAATTAGTTGTCAGTTGTCACCGAGATTTACTGTTGTCATGAGCACTGCTAAATTTTAGAATTATTGATACTTCATGCGCAATAAGATGTTCAGATAATGCGGTAAACGGGTAGAACTGAGCTtcttagtaggcgtttggacataaaaattgtaattttCTAGAGTTGCATCAGGCTTCATGCTCCAGAAAAGCAACGCATCACCCCTCTTTGGTTTTACAGAGAGCCCATCCTTTCCACATTCAGATAGTTCATTCCACCAAGGGACCGCACTATAATTTCCCTTCGCAGCTGGAAATACTGTTTCACCCCCTTCTTCAACATCTGACCTGCAGTGCACCAATAGAATCAACTAAGGGATGCTATGAAAATACACTAAGCATAAACCTCACAGAGGAAAAGTCACTTACAAGTACATTAAAACTGTAGCAATGCGTTGACCTCCATTTTTGGTGTTAAACTCATCAAGAAAGTAATCATAGTGGGGTTCATACTTTTGCCCCACTTCGTAGTGGAGAACTTGAAGACCTTCCCCATGCTCTGTAGGCAGCAGCAGAAGCATCAATGTAAATGCAGTTTAAGGCATTGCATAATGACAAAGTGTCGAATAGACCACTCTGAAAGCAGCAGTTTGAGCAAGTTTAGCAGTGTCGTGCACATGAAATATACTGGCTAAGCATGAAGATGAGGTATTTCTTTTAAGGTTCTTTTCAAAAGAAAGTTAATGAGCACTAAGCTTCACAGAATCTGTTCTATCTCTGAATGTGGAAGGAGCAGAAAAGAAACTAGTGGTTAACACTAATGATGCCTGGAATAATCACTAACTAATTTGTAGAATAaggtaataaattaattaaaaagtaaAACATACCCATATACAAGGAGCAAACCAAAAattagaaaaccttacaaaaaGACATGGTTTTCTACAAAAGACAACCAATCTTCTATACAAATAGGAACCTCATGGGTgcaccaaaaataaataaaggaaaagaggcTACTCCTCAAGTGTACAAGCTTTTTCTACTCCATCAAAAACTCTCCTATTACTCTGATTCCAGACAACCCAAATGAGTGCTGGTGGGGCAACTAATTAGTAGACTTATACTTGCAGGATAGACAAATTACTAAATTGAGTGGACATGAAATTAAATCCACACTCATCCCCAGCCACCACCTCGCAATCCAATGCATATAATATTTGCATCCAACAGCTACCAAAAATAATGCATCCAACTTTATTTTGGACAATGCATACAACTCCAGAAATCATCAATACAGTGAAATTACATTAATTAGTTGGAAATATAACGCTCTTTGGCTGGAGCTCCGAAAGAGCATTCCCCTTCGCGTACAGCCAAATTTAGCATACCGATATTCCCAACAATGTAGTCAGCATCTTCTATTAATGGTGACACCGGAGAAAGCTGTCCTATTTCCTTAACTTACGGACAAATAGTATTACTCCCTCAAGACCCAATTTGTTTGGCATAGTTTGAGGGGACACaggtttaaaagaaaaaaattacttCTGACAGATATGCTAAATACGAATAGAACACCAAACCAACCATTGTACCAAACAATTTGTCTAGTATAAAATGGGGCATACAGAAAGTCAAGTCAATGGAAAATAGGAATGTTAAAATTATTtagtttctaaatataaaaagagGCGGGATGGACACAGGAAATAGTGCAAAAAAGATAGTGACAGAGGAGTACATATAATAACACCAGTAAATGGAGTTACCTAAAAAAATAAGAGTTAATCAGTGTAGACaatctaagttgctcggactcttaACTTTCGATgtcgcacccgtgtcgacacgacgtGGGTGTGAGTGTGGGTGTGAGATCCGTACCGGATCTGGTCAACCAATTTTGGGTACTTAGACCAAAATCGGCGGAGAAACTCGGGACAGATACAATGAAAGTCAATATAAAGCTAgggtgaaattgaagaaaatggagTACCTTGAATATAGAAATTTCGGTGTCAATCCTTTCCTTTTATCTCCTTCTTGGATTCTCCTCTTAATTAATATTTTCTCATTCTCGGAATACCTtgtaagtttttcaaataatgtctcataatttaaacatattttataactctatttttagatATCTGAATTATTTTTGGCCGAATCCGTGCATTTGTATCCCTACTTGGATCCGTATtcccgaatcttaaaatttagatcatGAAGGATCCGCACCCATATTGGACACCCGCATCCAAGTCTGAGCAACTTAGTAGACAATACCATTTTCAGACACCCCCAACCTTTATTGAATGATATTCTTTGCATAACAGCTAGAGGGAAATTGGATCCTCAGTAATAAGCATAACACTTGATAAATATTCATGCAGTTACATCCTTTGGTACAAACAACGCATACCTACTGGTATGAAGGTGAAATCTGCAATCTTTTTCTCGATATTCCTGATCACTTTATCACGTCCTCTTGCAAGAAATGTTCCTGAACTGGTTCGGACTCTGATAGGGAGGGAATAAACAGGAGAAAAGAATGTGAGAACTAATGATGGTATTACAATTAAATCCCCGTAATTCCTCAGCAGTACAACCTAACTCGGCAAGCCCGGGGCATGCATAAGATGTGCTTACCTGCTGTCCTTACTCTTGCCAGTAGCACTGTCTACAACAGTTGACTTTTGCATGTGAGGCTTGGCAAGACTAATCAGATACTCACATTCCTCCTTGGACTGCCGAGAGATAACAATGAAGTTAGTTTCTTATTATATAGATAACTCTGATGGTCGATGGCAGCAAATACATCAATCAATAGATCAAGCTCTAAATACACGATAATGATAATACCAGTATCAATATTCATAGTCCTAATTGAAATTTAACTAAAATGAAAATTTCCATATGAGTACGATttattgaaagaaaataaagattaATTCAATTCTCTTACAGTTTCCTACGGATTTTCCGTTTTTTCTATTGGATAAGCAACAGAATCTGATATCAAATTCAGCATGATGTACTAACAACAGTGGCAATTACAAAACATTTCTCACTTTTCTACAATCAGAGGCATAGCTGTAAGCATCAAATTCACAAACAAATTTAGCTATGAGATAAACTAATAGCAATAGCAGCCGCCATAAAACACAATGTactgaaagaaaattaaataaaaaagaaatctttAAGAGAAATACCAAGAAGTTATGGTAAATGTAGGCTCTTGGTTCCAAAGAAATCACTTCAACCCACTGATCTCCTTTtccctcatcatcatcatctcctCTGTACTCCCCAAAAAGAAAAGTTTCCCATTAAAGCTATCAGATCACTACACCaattgaaaaaaggaaaaaaaaaacaatcaccAAAATTAAATGGTACCTTTGAACTGTATTGTGTGCTATAGAGCTAAGATCGTGTGCTTTCTGAGAGCCTCTTGTACTGCTGGGAATGGAGAAAATGCCGAAAGCGAGAAGAATGAGGACCACAAATGATATCATAATAAACCCACCAAAAATTAGTGTGGAATTCGACGATTTCCGAGGCCCAACTCGGGAATGCCTCCCTTTCACTGCCATTGCTACAGAAATCTGTAACAATTAGAAGaaatctaaaattgaaatttcaaatttaaaatatttgaagatCTGAATAAAGACTTTGTTCAGCAAATGGGACTTTGGGATCACAGCTTGTGGGTTCTTTCTGAGAAAGAAAATAAGACGGTGGGTTTctttttttggtaatttgatttaATGAAACTAGTTGGAGAAATGGAATTATATTTTGCTAAAAGAACGTGTTCGGTGTGTTTGCAGACTTTTCTGTAATCTGTGTGACAGATGGATACGTTACTACTTACTACGCCTCCTTTAATCTTTGGATTTTTCTGTTGACCTCCTATATTTGACCCAACAATTTACTGGAACTTAATACTTTATATGTCGAACAAATGAATATAAAGTAAAACGATACTCAtattttcacttttatttatctGCTAAAATTAAACTATTTATTTCTCTTATGTATATCGAAAGCAAATAAGTCATACTTTATCAAACCTCCTCATAAATGTTTCTTTACATGGTAGTGTTTGACCAAAAGATATCGAAATttttttgattaaatcaattaatgaatatgaagaggtaaatcttagtcaaacataatAAACTCCAGATCCATAAGCAAATCAGAAAATAATGCATAAGATGAAATAGGGACGATCAAGCTTATTGaggtttttcatttcttttctcactaATCGATGGAGATTACTATTTTACATAATCAATGGAATATTGCTTTGTCTTTTTTTGCTAAGAAGATTACAGGGGAGAGGAGAGAGAGAGCCCAAAAAGCCCCCTTCCTAGGAAAGTTCCCTCTCTATATATAGTTTTGGAATCCTTACTATATTCTTGGGTCAATGCACTTTCATACCACGTTCGCTTTCATCGTTCCCTGAGTATTGTTCTTTGACTTGGCGGGTATTGTGAGTACGGGGTTTGGAGCAAACCATGTCGTCTTCCACTATCTCGCCGCTTGGACGGGATCTCGGTTGGGTCGACCGCatcggtcagattttgaccaatatagTTAGTCCCTCTGTTTGCCGGGGTCGTCTCTTGTCGGGCCTGGTAGACGGATTATGATTGCTATATATCTAAAAGAAATCTGACTACCTACCCCTTGGGTACGGTCCTTAGATTTAAGTAACGTAACGGCGCCCTTTCGATATCTTTGAACTGTTGCGACCGCTTCGGAACCGAAACATCGTTTAATTTGAAACGTTGTTCGTGGTTGTcgccattatgacacacgttccCAGGGGATTGAACCGTTTCATGCGTTATCAACTTCGATTggcgactcttgggtttcgtgCTTGAGGaatttatgtctcttataaatagaaggAATGCACCATTCGATTGACACACTTCTTTGCCTTTACTTGAAAGATCTTCTTTTCTCCTGATACTTcgaatttttgattttcttcggTTAGCCAGGAACTTtcgtctttccttttctttatcccTTTGCTTTATCAAATTGATACAAATGGCTGGCGATTCTTCTCGCGTTGACCTTCCTGCCATAATTTCGGCGTCGGAAAGTGATGTTCTGGCCACTGGAGAAGTAGAAGTGGTAGAAGAGGAGGAGGTCCATCGGTGGCTGAGATCTTGCCTCGCCCTGGGAAAGCATGGAACGATTTCCACAGTCCCGTCGGGAAGGAGCCGCAACCTGCTTCCTCTGTCATTAATGAAGAGGGGATCGCAGAATTGAAGGCTAGGTAGGGAATTCCCCACTACGTCGAAATGCTGCCGGCGGTGGGGAATGATATAGTTCAATTTGACCGCCCAGGGTATTGCACTTTCTACGCCTACCCCTTTATTGTTGGGTATACGCTTCCTCTCCCTTTCTCAATGGTAGATTTTTGCCGCTTTTACGAGGTATGCCCGACTCAAATTTTGCCGTACCTGTATAAATTGTTCCTCATGCTGCTCAAGTTTGCGGAGCTTGCCGGTCGTGAGATCACTTTGGGGCACATGCTCAATATCTTCGCCCATCAACTTATTCGTGGACGATGATTCACATGCGCCACCGAGGGTCGAAGAGCCTGGAGGTGAAGATGGATGATAGAGCTAACCATCGCTTCTACGAGAATTGCGTTTATGTGCGGACCGAGCACCTTGTGGCGGATCCTACGgggttccctgagaagtggaacttcGCACGTAAGTTTCTATACTTTTGGTCGAAATGATGTCCGGCTGTTTTCCTTTAGGTAGTACTAAACTGTTTATGTTTTTACAGCCGTGAAACTACCCCCTGCACCTGTTGATGGTATCCGCGAGTAGGTGAATGCCATCCTTCCTTATACGGCGGGGATCCGCATATGGTCGTCCTTCTATGAGAAATATGGACGCAAGCCCCTTACTGGTGAGTAATATCGTTTTTGTTCGCTATTCTTCCCCCTTTCCTTTTTACTCGATTTTTTATGTGATGTTCGTCGATGTCAGGGAGAGTGCGGAGAGCGAGGGCTCCTCCACTAGCTTTTTGTCAGCCTACATCATCCGCTCGCCCTACTTCAGTGTCCACTGCTCGACCTTCGTCGAGGGCCGCTTCAATTGAATCCACAGATGTGGCCGTAAGCACGGAGGCTACCCCTCGAACTGAGATTCCGACCCCGGTTGCCTATCTAGTGGGAGAATCTCCTGTGCCGAGGAAGGAGAGGGGCCATCCAAGAGGCGGCGAGTGGAGTCTGAAATGGCTCCTTCAGTCGTGATACATCTGGAGGAAAACCTTCCCTTGACGGGATCTTAGGTGGGGGTTGATACCATTTTGCCTGTAGAGACAAACCCAGCCGTTGTATCTGCCCTATCGACAGAGATCCATGCCGCTATGATTGATCAGCAACTTGTCGCGATGGGGGGTCAGATTTCTGAGGCTGCTGTTACTGTTTTGGATGGGCCTTCGTCCTTGGTGCCTGGTCGTGCTTCCTCCTCGGCCGCTGAAAAGGGAAAGGGTATCGTGGTCGACGACTACGAATCTGAGTCTGACCTTGATCCTGATGATGTCAGGATGTTTGAAAAGGGTCTTACCCATTCGGTGGTTCATGCGGGAGGCTCGTCCCGTATTTTTGAGATCTCACCGGATATTAATCTCCTGGGGACACAGAGGACTTGGTGCCTCAGTTCGACATCTTGTGTTCTGCCGCCGAAAATGAGGCTCTTCGGGACGTTCCTAATATTGACTTGATGCACGAAGTGGCCGCTATGGGCTTGAGAGTACGTGGCACTTTTCTTTCATGTTCCTTTCGATTTTCTTGGCGATATGGTCTTAATCCATCTTTTCGTTTTTCAGACATACATGGTGGAAATTGAGAGCACTCTTAGGGCGACATTCGGGCCAAAATTTTCCTGAAGATGCACGAGTGGCTGAAGGTGAACCCTGGTGATCGATCCCTCGGCGAGGAGTTGGAGAAGAGGGATTAGCAGTTAATGTGGGTTATTCGCAGGAGTAGCGTACTTAAGGAGTAACTTCGTGTAAAGGACGAAGAGCTTGAGTTGGGCAAAggggtgtcgcgccccctttttctcgcaaaatcgggtttatgacacttgggaggacaactcgttccctttttgggaatttgggtttgaattgaagagtcgccacctaataattaaggtgcattaggacaccaagaaggtttgatttgagtaaccagagattgggtaagggcttgaaattatcccaaggggaaggtgttaggcacccctcaggatccactagtgtggtttccggcaagactattattgtgaatttaggtgcaaataacatgtaggcaaataaaacttcaaataagaggggattttcacataatgattacaaacaaaattggaaagaattaaaaggaagctgatttttttaaaagaaatagtttaaaatctttagaagaaacaaagaaacaaagggaaaaagagggtcctaggtttattaataatatggatcaccccacacaacatccggtaatcactcctcagtgaggggctacacgagacgttatcgcgtggtcatcatatccatatctaccctttcctaccccgtaaaggtattaaagcgcggaatggtatcATTTGCTTATTGCATGcaattacccgtcccaatcctatcagtcccggaggcatttaggactactaatcctaagggggagggatattaggcttatttgtagtttcaaaggcaaaattctaaggcaacatacaaaaacatgtatagcaagttgggggaagcacataacaagtaaaagactcagatatacctccttgaacaaagaaaacacataattagcatgactttcacatactgtTTATGGTCTGATTAAGAATTTAacggttgaggcagactgatttattacataattcatATAAGAAGCccaaatcaggcctgcctgctggttgtagttaataacaCAGATTCAGTTTATAACATCGCCCTAAGGCTttcctaagtgttggacaaggatcctatcggcatggtatctactgaattcagaaagCAATAATAATAAACTGAATACGTACTGGTTAAAAAGGTTGTCAGATTATTAAAGAAAGCAAGTTTTTTTACGAAGGTCATGAGTTCTGCAAATGATGATCCTTGTTATTACTGGTTTAGCTCTAGACGTGAATGAAGCAATTCAGATTCGATtaataattcctatagacatgctttctacgcgTAGTTGgtcagaagccttatagacatggtaaaagtgcagaaaccttataggcatgatatctaggtgctgaAGACGGGTTTTAACctctaaacatggtatctaactgGCAGAATTTGTTTTAAGACATGAATATGATATATATATGCAGTTGattgtttaagacctatgaacatgatttctagatgaaaatggatatacaagattcagaaggacctataggcatattttctatatgcatatgcagaattcagaatgacttataggcatgatttctatatgagagttGCAGAGTTTAGAATGACATATAGgtatggtatctaccctttgcatacatagttacccgcccttttcactagccatccccaagagtttattacaaattattacagtcCAGAATAagtaaaatacatcagaaaaatgtaaataaaagtacaaccaaatgagagcctgattcagacttcatgtctgaaatatgaggtaaaccaactccataagatcaagatccaaagcctttctcccattcgaGTGTGttaaagttccctaagagcctcaaaaagGACTCCGGGCAATGTTCACACCTAAATTTATtatcagattaggacaagtgcaATATGGAAGGgacagccctcaagtgtccaagttcagagggagctcaaagggtcccaaggcaaggctcacaagaatGGGGCGGAACTTAAGGACTAAGAGagtgtgcaagtgcagaaacagaattCTAAAAGGGGTAAAGGAGAGGGAAAGAACTACAGATAAGTACACATAAGGGGTtcagggggaatagggaaattgAAAGAGGCAAGGGCAGGCTATGGGTATGCCCAGCAATGGAGAATGCCAGCATacccataagcctgttagaacacactatttagaggctaggatcccaagggataaaatttaattcatggacaataatttgcatattgtcatgccttaaaccatagctcaaacacatagggggcaggggtttgggattcagaaTAGAACAGGCAGAAAGAAATGAGCATGCTAAAGTAAGTGTTGAACTATATAGAAACAGTGAGTAGACATAGATATGAAAGCAGTAACTAAAAACTTTGTtgtggtgctaaagcttaaatcaggacataccagttttaaagaaacaaatagagaaagcaATAGGTCTTTTAAATAGGCCACAGTGCAGAcaataagagagaatactattgcgtgtaagtgtaagttcagaaagactatgagtgatgggtgtgttaatgaaagagtcgtgtatttatagtgtgaaaaacatgcagaaataaggtaagaaaacaattaaggaattggatgtcaattaagaatcaatcaacacaagacttcctttaattaaggaattcggACTCAAAAagtaaaactatttaaggaaagaaatcaaataaacatcttgtgcaaagtaggcaatttgGGGTAAATACATAAGTTTATTTTAGGGGCAGagctttgaaatacacggttgcataaataaggtaagagaaatcaattagtagccagtaaatcaaagatcagagattttgtaatcactggtccatgaatgaaccatgtcagaaaagttgagaaaagtttttaacttaagtcgagtaacagggcagtcaacaaacaaggaaagaaatcaatcaaacttatacaaaagaaagtctgaaattaatcaaaaattgaaagcccttttagagggaagttcagcatatataaagagcacacaagtaaAAGGCATGTGAAAAGGGTTCAAGTAAAAGGTCTTATAGAGTTtagcaaaagtcagaatcatatgaagaaacaaaattgaaacaatgattttgaaacttaatgaagcagtagatgaaacaactccaggaactcaaataggtccaaaagattagagtttttgaaatcaggcaagttcagagatgaagcacaagcaaatcacatagccaaaGGTCTCAAAACTCAtatgaacccccaaattctaagGTTTTTAGCATCAAACGAGTGCAGAGGTGAGAGGACAAGCAATCAAGGAAAAGATACTAATCgaaacaggttcagaggtctcagaaagAAACTGAGACCCTCAGTATGCTCTTTCAGTAGTAGAAACTCATGAGAAgcatagtaaaagaacaacatgcgagacacaataaaagaaacatagtagaagaagctaaTGAGAAACATAATAGAAGAAACTGATTAAGAACACAGTAGCAGGAACTTAAAAACACAATAGAGGAAACTGATAAGAACATGGTAGCAGAAACTTAATgataacacagtagaagaaatgTAGTAGAAGAAATacaaagaacacagtagaagaaacataatagaagaagcacacaaaagaaaaagaaaaatcagagaaacatctaaaaaccctagatcggaaaataaaggctttgaaagcataacttttgaaagaaatatcatAAAATCGTTTAAAATCTTAGGGAAAACATGGATCTGGAACAGATCTACAGAGATCGGAAAAACCTCAAAAACTAaggtttcagagaaacccaaacggtgagaaaggcttggatctaaGTAGGAGAAGTCGAGGCTAGGCTCGAAATAGACATGGattgccggagcaaggccggagatggccgtgaaacTTGAATCAACAAGGGTCTGAACCCAGCTCTTCGTGGTCAAGTCATGAAACTTCAGTAACTAAGCGTGAGGAGCCATAGAAGGCTGGTGGGTGGTGAAACTACCATGGATTCAGGCCAAGAGGTGGCCGTGAAAGATGGATGGAACTCATCTGAGATGAGG
Proteins encoded in this region:
- the LOC107807436 gene encoding putative prolyl 4-hydroxylase 10; the protein is MAVKGRHSRVGPRKSSNSTLIFGGFIMISFVVLILLAFGIFSIPSSTRGSQKAHDLSSIAHNTVQRGDDDDEGKGDQWVEVISLEPRAYIYHNFLSKEECEYLISLAKPHMQKSTVVDSATGKSKDSRVRTSSGTFLARGRDKVIRNIEKKIADFTFIPVEHGEGLQVLHYEVGQKYEPHYDYFLDEFNTKNGGQRIATVLMYLSDVEEGGETVFPAAKGNYSAVPWWNELSECGKDGLSVKPKRGDALLFWSMKPDATLENYNFYGGCPVIKGNKWSSTKWIRVHEYKA